The Magnolia sinica isolate HGM2019 chromosome 3, MsV1, whole genome shotgun sequence genome includes the window TACCagaaataaaacatatataatagCTACTTCTCTTAACTAATTAAGCTTAATAAAACATGAACTTGAAACATAATACAAACACAATACTAAAAACATAACTTATACATATTCTATCACAGAACTACCAAAATAAAACGTTTTTAGCTCGAGAACGCGCACACATGCATTTAGCCCATGATCCAACCAAATCAAGGAAGAATGCCACCGGCTCCGCCAATTCCACCAGCACCACCAAcgccaccaccaacaccacccAACCCACCAACCCCACCGACTCCAGTTGCACCACCAACACCACCGAGTCCACCCACTCCACCACCGATTCCACCAATGCCACCAACCCCACCACCGACTCCACCAACACCGCCAAGTACCGGTAGTCCACCAATGCCAGTGAGCCCACCGGCACCAGCAAAACCGCCAACCCCACCATATGTAATGAAGTTCTTTTGGTCGTCTAAACCAGCGTCACTGGGTACATTCCTAGCACTAGTGTTCATCACAGTCAGTGCAAGAACTAACACGTACGACATACCACcttgccatctctctctctctctctctctctctctctctctctcgtggggATATAGATGGATAGGTGCTTGTTGCATGGTTTTATACACGAGCATTGTGGTGGGATGGTGAGGACATTGAAGGCAGGGGTTAATGTGGGACGCGGTTTGCCTACGGACACTGTCAACAGCGTCTAGATACTGTGctttgtggacccaccatgatttatgtgttttatccacaccgtccatacatttttccatatttttttatgggatgagaccaaaattaaggTTGATCAAAAtcacaggtggatcacaccacaggaaacagtggtgcttgaatatccaccattaaaaacgtcttgggagcacaaaagatttggatcaagctgatatttgtgttttcattcaaccaggtctttgtgacctaataaaggttggatagcaaataaacataacactgggccttaggaagttttcaatggtgagcgtttaATTAGCTCCGttttcttatggcatggtccacctgagatctggatctgcaacagttttgagctcatgccctaaaataataatcgaaaatggatgaacggtggggataaaacacatacatcattgtatggCCCACAGAGACCCATCCTGTAGGATCACGCTACTGAAAGGGTCGGTACGCAGTCCCGGCCGTGACGGTGAAAAATGACTTCGCaaagaaaagtaaaagaaagactatcatactctggcagagtgtgatggatgatacgctggCACGCGGGGATTGGGTAGAATTTACATCCTCGGTATACAGGTAACTCCAATTAAACGGTCAAAACAATGGGTtccaatttagatgtatcatgaattaaaaattattttcatttgattatttgaccattggatttttgGACAAATTGGACCTTCAAAGAGTGAAAAACATGCAATGATGCGGTATTaagaaacaagtgtccatgaatcagtattttttttttaatcttttacacacgcacacactcccccacacactcacgccgtagtgggatttcactacctatggatacttgaacccttgaccgggtgttgaaactcccaagagtctaccacctgtGCTAGAGCAAGGATCCACCACCTGTGCTAGAGCAAggatagtgggatttcaccacctatggatacttgaacccttgaccgggtgttgaaactcccaagagtctaccacctgtGCTAGAGGAAGGATCCACCACCTGTGCTAGAGCAAGGACCCAGATGAATCAGTAGCTAGGGCTGTTAGTTTATGCCACGTGCACCGTGTGTTTAGTTTGTGgaataaaatggtattgaattgtattagatgggattaacatcacgATTGCTTAATGATTGCATGTAtagaaataccatgatattttagCCATCTGATCCTATGTTTGGTATAAAATGTTTGCCATGAGAACACATTGTATTAGGCAAAATCCTCtttgtggaccatggaattgtaatcataGGACCAAATTCACGGTGGACTATCATTCACTTGTGCACATAGATAACTAGAATGTCATTGGTAAacagtgtatatggatggatggcatggacaaacgtatgcatcaatgtggggcccatgtgtgtagtggatttcaaaatccatgagaaccccgcatgggaccaaatgcaactctatgagaccaaatgcaattctatcccaccaaATCCCAACTTTTTCATCCTCCCCAAATATTGGTGGATGGAATTTACAtgatcaaatgcaattctatcccatctAATCCTATCTAATGCCCTGTGCAGGCCTCATGCCCGCCCTGTGTATCAAATAACTACTCTTAACGGTGAGAGAGAATAAATGCAATAAGACCATTGTACTATCTTGTGTCACTGTATCTTTTAATGTCTGTTTATCTTTGGGACCATAAGGCAGTCGATCGACTACCACTGATGTTGTGCTTTTCCGCTTGGGGAGTGGACTGTGGTGGGTGTTTTCCTAACCATGGGacgtaccttgatgtatgtgttgtatatccacgccgttcagtttttgcaactcattttagagcatgttctcaaaaatgaagcagatccaaatttcatagTGGACCATAGCATATGAAACAACATtaatagaatgctcaccattaaaaacttcccacggcacattgtaatgtttatttgtcattcaacttgttgataagCTCACAAAGGGAAATCACATATTTTAGCTTgatctaaacttttgtggcccataagaagcttttaaaaatcatttaccACTGCTTACCATGGtctgctccacctgagatttggttctgcttcattgttgggaccatgccctaaaatgagctagagaaaCTGATAGAAGGCATGGATATACATGACAtaaattatcaaggtgggcccaaccatgagggAAACACCCTCTAGGGTGTTAcccaagtaacacctaatcctctccgGTCTCTGCTCGAGCATTGTTGCTGGGCAATCCATATTGATGGGCCCAAGTAAGTGCATTATAGATGATCTACGTCACATGGGCACTGAAAGATATACAGGGGAGACCGTATAAATATCACTGTAAGTTGCatcaatttaggacatgagcccaaaaataagtggTCAGTTACAACATTTTAGGATACAATActtaagtgggccgaaaacgtgagaattgaacatctaccattgaaatattcaaggggctacataagttttgaatcatgctaatatctgtgcattcagttcatcctagtgggaatgacgttatgaacggtatggatggcatgtaaacatcactatcaaCCATAAGAAAGTTCCAACAGTAGGAAtctccctaaccaccttttcctttaatacggcccacttgagtattggatccggctcctTTTTGgcctcacgtcctaaaatgaactcataaaacggatggacaggatggatttttttacaaacatcagagtggaccccacccagtgcaggaacttcacgCGGAGCGCtttccgcaggaaatccgcgtcccagcaAAATACACCGAGCTCCGACCATGGCTTGGACAACTACCTCAAGTCAGGTGCAGAAGTACACCAGCGCTGTTTAGTATTTCTCGATCAAGTTATACTAACATACGCCGTCAGCTTATTTTACCATGGATTTTATCAAGGTATTAATATCTTGTGAAAGGAAATTTCCACAGAAGTACTTTCTTGAGTGCTGGACGACTGTCTATGCTACAGGAACCGACGCGGATTGCCCGCATCACCGTGTCTCGGGATTCCTGCCattaaaacttaggtggggctgCCACAGCGATATGTGTAAAAATTCACCCCTTCAATCCTGAGGGCGTGTTTGGCGCAcggcattgggaaggattaggtggaatgggattcaaaaaaacataattattacacatggtagggattgtcccgtgttaccatgggataagcttaatgcTATGCTATggttgtaatacggtggtacattgaataaaTATATCCACCattatttgaaactattgagaataacacgtgttgtatccaagccgttcatctgttttgtaacctcaattTATGGTATgggaatgaggcaaatccaaaacttacatggctccaaagaagttttcaatagtatgtattcaatccccgctgctttctatggtagagtccacttgagctttagatcttcctGATGTTCCGGcccgtgctctaaaatgatctcaaaaaatgggtcaATGGTGTGGattagcccacacatcatggtgggacctatacaACTTGCAAACATTGAATAGAATTGGCACGGACCCAATGCAaatccatctaatctaattccaagcttttccattcttcccaaacattgagtgttTTTTAATATGCCTGGCTCATATTTTGACATGaacttgaaaaacggatggatggatggagtactGGATTTCTTACCAACATTATCATGGGCCCATCTAGCTTGTAACAGCAGTCCATCTCAACTGAGGGCCATCATTCCCTAGCGAGGAGGGTCCTTAATGTGGTCATGGGTTCAAATACCCACAGTGGTGAAAATCTACTTTCGTATGAGTGCGTGGTGGTGTGAGAGTATGGGTTTAAAAAAATGACTCAGTCCTACGTGGGCTGcatgagatccaccatgatatatgttttatggcgtccatttattttttcaagtaattttatggtatgagttaaaaaaatgaagatctaagtctcaagtggaccacatagtcgTGCTCTGATTTTAAGGTCGAGTTTTGAGGTAAGAGAGTTTGGTCAAGGCCAGCTCAGCGTTCATAGTTGTTCATTGGTCGGGATAGTGGCATGTCAGCCAAGCAACTGGGGTCACTGCTTATGGTTAGTGCTTGAGTTGGTTGCAGATGTTGTGCTGGGCATCTGAAGCCGAGCTCTCACCCAACCCCCTCATCTGATCTGTCTGCTTTGATGTTTCTATCTCATTCCAATTGTTTGGTCAATCCAGTTTTACCCATAATAAGAATAATTATCATTCGATCATCGTAGTCCACTAGACAACCAGATCGATTTGATATTTAGGATCCCAGTGTGATTTTATCAAAAAAATTGGATAGACCATATAGATCAGATCTCACACATCCTATgacccaaaattatatataatatatgatttgtTATCCATCAATGTTGATCcgaatggtccacctaataatcaCATTAGCCCTATTCTTAAGGTTCTTGTAGGTCATTGTAagccaaactcaattccctacacAAAAGCCAAACATAATCGCCCAACAATTTGGGTCTTCCGGCATATGCTACATGTATGCATGTGAGTACGTATGATTAATCCAAAttgttcatcaaataaatcaatatgaaattcatcatattatcaaaaaaaaataaaaaataaaaaaatcaatgcaAATACGAACTTATATTTGAGTCTCCAGAGTTTCTCCCTTTAAGAGAGTTCGGCTGCAATTGTGGTCCTCATATCTCCcttctttgaaaaatcaaattttaaatttgaatttcaaaataattaattttatttatttatttagggtCGTTACACACAGCCATGTGTGagttccatccatccatccactggTGCCTTCGGTTTTACGCCTTAATATCAATATCCAGCCTGATCagagctcaagtaggccacaccaaaggaaaccacGAGGGACAATGTGGTGGGGGatacccaccatagaaacttccgGATGCAATTTGGAGCTCACCGTGTTGTGTATGTGTCATCCATCTTCATCGTAGGATGATGGAACACAATGAAAATAAATCCATTCCAAAAATTGATGTGGGCCACAAATATGAATctgcttttgtttttttcctttgtaGTTGTGGTTTTACACTTCTCCCTGTGTTGTGCTCCCCTTAGCTTTTCACAAGGATGATTTTTGGAATTTACGGTTCCCATTAGCAGATTCACcggatgcacggtttggatgccaCATAAACATTACAGGTGGTCCTACACCATGTGACCATCACCCTTGCATGTAAGGACGAGTTGCCTTGGAAACCTACGAATCAGGCGTGGCCTTGCAGGATTCTGAAACCCTAACATCTAGTGAAAGAAGGTTGGAATGCAGCTATCACATGTTTCATTTGAGGGGAGAGGAACCTCAAATGCCCACCTCACTTTCTTGTACTGATTGAATCAACGATGCATGGCAAATTCTACTGCAGTCGTTGGCCAAAAAGCTTGGAACATGAAGACTCTTCTCCTTCTTCACGTCTCCTTCTGTTCCTCTTCTCATTACTTTTGCTTTCTTCACATGTTAATGGTTGGATTGCAAGAGATGGGTTTGTCGAGAAGAAGGTAAAAATGCAAGCCGGGAGAAATTGGCGGTGGTGATAAGGGGCGAGGGGATGAGTTGGGCGGCGGCAATGGCGGAGATGGTGGTGCTAGAGGAGGAAATGGTAAATATGGTGGTTATGAAGGTGTAGGAGGTAGTGGTGGGCCAGGAGGAGGTGGTGGGCCTGATGGAGGAAAAGGCGGTCCGTGCTGGGACTTGGTGGTACTGGTGCCGGAACAACAAGAGTCTGTGGTGGCAGCGCAAATGGAGGTGAAGGAAGTGGTGGAGCAAAGAGTAATGGTGTAATTGGAGGAGATGGTGGTAATGATGGAGAAAAGGGTGGTAGTGGTGGTATTGGAGGGAGCGGAGAAAATGGGTCAGAAGGAAGGGGAGGTGGTGGTGGTTTTGGAGGAGGtgtaggtggtggtggtggttttGAAGGAGGTGTAGGtgtaggtggtggtggtggttttGAAGGAGGTGTAGGTGGTGGTGGTAGTGGAGGCTTTGGTGGAGGAGGAGGTGGTGGGTATGGTGACGGTGGTGGCGGTGGGGGTGGATTTGGAGGAGGTGGTGAGTTTGGAGTAGGTGAAGGGAGAGGAGGAGGTGGTGGATTTGGAGGTGGTTTTAGTGGTGGAGCTCACAAGATTTTAGATTTGAGAAGAGAGAAGAATATAATAGTTAGAAAGAGTACTTGGgaattaatttaaatatatggTTCTTGAATTATTAGCAGAGTAACACCTATTCGTTTACCTTGTTGCATCAATTTCATTATGTAATGTTATTTTATTAGGATTCATAATATACAAATaaagagtgggccccacttatgattgCACGTGACTTTCATGAATCACTTTGATCAAGTGAACCTGAACACCTCAACAGGTGGCTTGGAAAATGACTTGGTAAATTATATCTAATCAAGCCCCGATTCTCTCTccatatcatgtggcccacttatgattGCATTCGCTCCTTAAGGAACCATCTAATCAGACAACACTAAGCATATGATCAATGTGATAATGGGGTTTCATGTGTCACTAATCTACACCATTGATATGTTCTGTCCTTAAATTTCTCCACGatttaataattttaaattttagatgcATGGCCTGTAGATGAACGTTCAGGAAGACAAATACACCCACATTCAAAGAGGAATCCGTACTGGTTTTTGTCTTTTCCTGTTAATTTGTATGCCTCCAactatttcctgcaaaagcctctCGGAGGAAGTTGCTGCGCTCGAAACctaaatgggcccactgtgacgtttgtgaggaatccaccccgttcatccttttgttagatcattttaggacatggggtgATTTAATACTCAAGTGCGCTGAAAACGTGTGGATTGAACTTCTCCAGTTGTAATATTCGGGGGCGATatggatggcacgtaaacatAACTGTCGACccggggaggtttcaacggtaggaatttcttacaaaagccccacctaggtttcgagCGCATGAAATCCGCATCCTTTCACCGTGGTGCAATCACTATTCAAAGcatgaaatggacggtttggatctgaaCAATGTGTGCCACGTGTTTAGAATATCATGGAGCATGAGCTGGAGGTGTGGGATCTGATTTCATCCTGATAGTTACTGCTTGTCATTTTATAATCTGTCATCCTAATAAATCTGCCTCCTTAAGGGATCGAGTTCCTGGATTCACAGTCAGAAAATGAAAGCCAGCTACTTGGATAGTTCACATTGGCACGTGTAAAAATCAAATAATCCATCCAAATAGGAAACCTCAAATTATATTAGTTGAATACGAACAATTGACCATTTTTTCTATCTATTCAGTTACATGTTTTCTGTTTGGCTTGTTAGAAAATGAGTTCAGTGGAAGTGGCATTAGAGGGTGCTGATGCTTCAGAACCTGAATAGTTTCGTAATTGACAAAAACCATTTCCGTTGAATCATACAAGCATCTGATTATTAGACAGAGCCAAACTTCATACAATATTAAAGAAAAAGAACCttgctaaccatccaatcaatgggccTTTTTTCACTTAACAGGAGCCTTAGCTGGTTTTCGGCTTAGCGTTCATTTGTATCCCACCAACTAGAAGGCTCTAAAACTGTCTAAacactgatttttggaccatgtcaCACTTAATATTGGAATCATAAAATTAGAAGATTTTGATATGATCCTTACGTGCCATGTATTCAGAATGACATGGATGTATGGAAAATGTTGTACCagaaataaaacatatataatagCTACTTCTCTTAACTAATTAAGCTTAATAAAACATGAACTTGAAACATAACACAAACACAAaactaaaaaaaacataaacTTATACATATTCTATCACCTAACTACCAAAATAAAACGTTTTTAGCTTGAGAACGCGCACACATGCATTTAGCCCGTGATCCAACCAAATCAAGGAAGAATGCCACCGGCTCCGCCAATTCCACCAGCACCACCAACGCCACCACCAACACCTCCCAATCCACCAACCCCACCGACCCCAGTTGCACCACCAACACCACCGAGTCCACCCACTCCACCACCGATTCCACCAATGCCACCAACCCCACCACCGACTCCGCCAACGCCACCAAGTACCGGTAGTCCACCAATGCCGGTGACCCCACCGACACCAGCGAAACCGCCAACCCCACCATATGTAATGAAGTTCTTTTGGTCGTTTAAACCAGCGTCGCTGGGTACATTCCTAGCACTAGTGTTCATCACAGTCAGTGCAAGAACTAACATGACATACCACcttgccatctctctctctctctctctctctctctctctctctctcgtggggATATCAGATGGATGGGTGCTTGTTGCATGATTTTATACACAAGCATTGAACGAGTTTTGAGGTGGGATGGTGAAGATATTAATGGCAGGGGTAAATGTGGGACGCGGTTTGACTACTGACACTGTCAGCAGCGTGTAGATAGTGGATGGTGCTttttggccccatcatgatttatgtgttttatccacaccgtccatacatttttatagatttttttatgGCATAAGAAAAAAATTGAGGTTAATAAAAATCTCAGGGGGACCACAAAACaggaaagagtagtgattgaatacccaccattaaaaacataaaaaacttcctgggggcacaaagttttggatcaagctgatatttgtgtttttttccttcatccaggtctttgtgacctaatcaacaggttgcatAGCAAATAAACCTAACAGTGGGCGCaggaggttttcaatggtgagtgtttaaTTAGCACCGTTTTACCATGGCATGGTCcgcttgagatctggatctgcaacgattttgggatcatgcgctaaaataataatcgaaaatggatggacggtggggataaaacagatacatcattgtagggcccacagagatccATCCAGTAGCCATCTAGCTACTGATCGACAGtgtcggtacgcaatccgcgtccattaccGTGACGGTGAAAAGTAAAAGTAAAAGAAAGACTTTATACTCtgtcagagtgtgatggatgatatgctgACACGTGGGATCGGGTAGAATTTGCATCCTTGGTATACAAGTAATTCGAATTAAATGGTCAAAACAATGGGTCCAGTATATATGTATCATGagttaaaaattattttcatttgattatttgactattgaATTTTT containing:
- the LOC131238666 gene encoding glycine-rich protein 5-like, which codes for MSYVLVLALTVMNTSARNVPSDAGLDDQKNFITYGGVGGFAGAGGLTGIGGLPVLGGVGGVGGGVGGIGGIGGGVGGLGGVGGATGVGGVGGLGGVGGGVGGAGGIGGAGGILP
- the LOC131239015 gene encoding vegetative cell wall protein gp1-like, translating into MKLMQQAPPLKPPPNPPPPPLPSPTPNSPPPPNPPPPPPPSPYPPPPPPPKPPLPPPPTPPSKPPPPPTPTPPSKPPPPPTPPPKPPPPPLPSDPFSPLPPIPPLPPFSPSLPPSPPITPLLFAPPLPSPPFALPPQTLVVPAPVPPSPSTDRLFLHQAHHLLLAHHYLLHLHNHHIYHFLL
- the LOC131240482 gene encoding glycine-rich protein 5-like, which translates into the protein MARWYVMLVLALTVMNTSARNVPSDAGLNDQKNFITYGGVGGFAGVGGVTGIGGLPVLGGVGGVGGGVGGIGGIGGGVGGLGGVGGATGVGGVGGLGGVGGGVGGAGGIGGAGGILP